In Mercurialis annua linkage group LG6, ddMerAnnu1.2, whole genome shotgun sequence, the following are encoded in one genomic region:
- the LOC126654017 gene encoding non-specific lipid-transfer protein A, with product MKGSSVISMLIVFAIVQLMVTQGEGLDCGQVNSSLATCIPFLTGSEASPSASCCGGIKNLKKLAPTTADRRAACECIKTAASHYPTIKDDAASSLPKKCGVDINIPISKSTNCQAIN from the exons ATGAAGGGATCATCAGTCATATCAATGCTAATTGTGTTTGCCATTGTTCAGCTAATGGTGACACAAGGAGAAGGTCTGGACTGTGGCCAAGTGAACTCTTCCTTGGCGACTTGTATTCCGTTCTTGACCGGATCGGAAGCTTCTCCGTCTGCGTCGTGCTGTGGCGGAATCAAGAATTTGAAGAAACTCGCACCCACCACCGCAGACAGGAGAGCTGCGTGCGAATGTATTAAGACCGCCGCTTCTCATTACCCTACCATTAAGGACGATGCAGCTTCATCTCTGCCTAAGAAGTGTGGTGTTGATATTAATATCCCCATTTCTAAGTCTACCAACTGCCAGGC CATTAACTAA
- the LOC126653860 gene encoding uncharacterized protein LOC126653860 yields the protein MEHWRSILKVPVDPSSSHCCRVAVSLCLSPNSKSLAVPSANAIFFSGDRVEGTNNPVIERLSDPQRIADVLVSKFGASVNAWVIEASIFNGLFAVYRDFIPSVNRWGEPKSYCPAGFPASASTVSLLSNCLKEAKKAISTEEKKPLSTGASSSYYEPKTYVLGFSKGGTVLNQLVAELSVSEIKSNTQEHHKSREYSEEAVQIIPCSKDDLLNSITEIHYVDVGLNSAGAYITDQNVLEGISKRLTRGVSGIRFIIHGTPRQWCDSKRVLIRKEKDQLRNLLESEAQKSGGKLKVCERYYFADSPSNLQMHFEIIENIDVT from the exons ATGGAGCACTGGAGAAGTATTCTAAAGGTTCCTGTGGATCCTAGCAGCAGCCATTGCTGCAGAGTTGCTGTGTCTCTTTGCCTGTCCCCTAATTCCAAATCACTAGCT GTACCTTCTGCAAATGCCATCTTTTTCTCTGGAGATAGAGTGGAAGGGACAAACAATCCTGTGATTGAGAGGCTGTCTGACCCACAGAGAATAGCTGATGTTTTGGTCTCTAAATTTGGTGCTTCTGTCAATGCTTGGGTTATTGAAGCTTCCATTTTTAATGGGCTGTTTGCTGTTTATAGAGACTTCATTCCTTCCGTGAATCGGTGGGGGGAACCGAAATCTTACTGCCCTGCTGGATTTCCAGCTTCTGCCTCGACCGTCTCCCTCTTATCAAATTGCCTCAAAGAG GCAAAGAAGGCCATTTCAACTGAAGAGAAAAAACCATTATCAACGGGTGCATCTTCGTCATATTATGAGCCAAAGACGTACGTTCTTGGGTTTAGTAAAGGCGGTACTGTGCTTAACCAACTGGTGGCAGAGCTTAGTGTTtcagaaataaaatcaaataccCAGGAGCATCACAAAAGCAGGGAATATTCTGAAGAAGCGGTTCAAATTATACCATGCAGTAAGGACGACCTTTTAAATAGTATTACTGAGATCCATTATGTGGATGTGGGTTTAAATTCTGCTGGTGCATACATCACTGATCAAAATGTGCTTGAGGGAATCTCTAAACGTCTAACGCGAGGGGTTTCAGGAATTCGTTTTATCATTCATGGAACACCGAGGCAGTGGTGTGATAGCAAGCGAGTTTTGATACGTAAAGAAAAAGACCAGCTTCGTAATCTACTTGAATCTGAAGCTCAAAAGAGTGGAGGGAAATTAAAGGTATGTGAGAGATATTATTTTGCTGATAGCCCTTCCAATTTGCAGATGCACTttgaaataattgaaaatattgATGTTACTTAA
- the LOC126653861 gene encoding non-specific lipid-transfer protein A-like, translated as MKGVMISMLAVFAILQFVMPGEAVDCGQVNSSLATCLPFLTGIDASPSTACCAGVEKLKSLATTTVDKRAACECVKAAAARYPNIKGDAASSLPKKCGVDLNIPISKTTNCQAIN; from the exons ATGAAGGGAGTTATGATCTCGATGTTGGCCGTGTTCGCCATTTTGCAATTTGTGATGCCAGGAGAAGCTGTGGACTGTGGGCAAGTGAACTCATCCTTGGCAACTTGTCTTCCATTCCTGACAGGAATCGATGCTTCTCCTTCGACTGCATGTTGTGCTGGGGTTGAGAAATTGAAGTCACTTGCTACCACTACCGTCGATAAGAGAGCTGCATGCGAATGTGTTAAGGCAGCTGCTGCTCGCTACCCAAACATAAAAGGCGATGCTGCCTCCTCGCTCCCTAAGAAATGTGGCGTCGACTTGAACATCCCCATCTCCAAAACCACAAACTGTCAGGC CATCAACTAA